One genomic segment of Suncus etruscus isolate mSunEtr1 chromosome 15, mSunEtr1.pri.cur, whole genome shotgun sequence includes these proteins:
- the FOXL3 gene encoding forkhead box L3: MFDSSQYPYNCFNYDADDYPAGSSDEEKRLTRPAYSYIALIAMAIQQSPAGRVTLSGIYDFIMRKFPYYRSNQRAWQNSIRHNLSLNSCFVKVPRAAGQEKGKGHYWTFAGGCESLLDLFENGNYRRRRRRRGPKREGGRGARATGAPPPTSLGPREAARCEAPATQSPPAAAATVAGKDGPRDIKFSIDYILSAPGPFSGCRRPCRPQESGHPALEMHPVSLHVWTL; the protein is encoded by the exons ATGTTCGACAGCTCGCAGTATCCTTACAATTGCTTCAACTATGATGCTGACGACTACCCAGCCGGCAGCTCCGACGAGGAGAAGCGGCTCACGAGGCCGGCGTACAG CTACATAGCGCTGATCGCCATGGCCATCCAGCAGAGCCCGGCGGGCAGGGTGACCCTGTCGGGCATCTATGACTTTATCATGCGCAAATTCCCTTATTACCGCTCCAACCAGCGCGCCTGGCAGAACTCCATCCGACACAACCTGTCTCTCAACAGCTGCTTCGTCAAG GTGCCCCGGGCTGCAGGCCAGGAGAAGGGCAAAGGCCACTACTGGACATTCGCCGGCGGCTGCGAGTCGCTACTGGACCTCTTCGAGAACGGGAACTACCGGCGACGCAGGCGGAGACGCGGCCCCAAGCGCGAGGGTGGACGGGGTGCACGCGCAACGGGGGCCCCGCCGCCGACATCTCTGGGGCCCAGAGAAGCGGCCCGCTGCGAGGCTCCCGCGACCCAGAGTCCACCCGCAGCGGCGGCGACGGTGGCGGGGAAGGACGGTCCCAGGGACATCAAGTTCAGCATCGATTACATCCTCTCAGCCCCTGGCCCGTTCTCCGGGTGCAGACGGCCCTGCCGCCCCCAGGAAAGTGGGCACCCCGCTTTGGAGATGCATCCTGTGAGCCTGCATGTTTGGACTCTGTGA